The Hevea brasiliensis isolate MT/VB/25A 57/8 chromosome 1, ASM3005281v1, whole genome shotgun sequence genome has a window encoding:
- the LOC110656515 gene encoding E3 ubiquitin ligase BIG BROTHER-related has product MENNVKLGSGEAKSIANNNGSSREQEQEREHNLNLGFANDNGDQEEPQPPRHSSRRTPFTNLSQVDADLALARTLQEQERAYMMLRLNNDGSDYGSWEAGSYLHDDEDDFGDPTDDNEGVEEDEDEDDDGTDADDGMDAFDVHAHADAGADNVPGVDLDPSMFSSDEAYARALQDAEEREMAARLLALAGIDDREVEDTEDHGGNSQDAWEEVDPDELSYEELLALGEVVGTESRGLSADTIASLPSVNYEAGSIQNGSNDSCVICRLDYDDGDTLTVLSCKHSYHSECLNDWLKINKVCPVCSTEVSTSGHS; this is encoded by the exons ATGGAGAACAATGTCAAATTGGGTTCAGGAGAAGCAAAGAGTATCGCTAACAACAATGGCAGCAGCAGGGAACAAGAACAAGAGCGGGAACACAACCTTAATTTAGGTTTTGCAAATGATAATGGAGACCAAGAGGAACCCCAGCCTCCTCGTCACTCTTCCAGAAGAACTCCCTTCACTAATCTCAGTCAGGTCGATGCTGACCTTGCTCTTGCCCGAACCCTTCAAGAacag GAAAGAGCATACATGATGTTGAGACTGAACAATGACGGAAGTGATTATGGAAGTTGGGAAGCTGGAAGCTACTTGCATGATGATGAGGATGATTTTGGTGATCCTACTGATGACAATGAAGGAGTGGAGGAAGATGAGGATGAGGATGATGATGGCACGGATGCAGATGATGGCATGGATGCATTTGATGTACATGCTCATGCTGATGCTGGAGCTGATAATGTTCCTGGCGTTGATCTTGACCCTTCTATGTTTTCTAGTGATGAGGCCTATGCTAGAGCATTACAGGATGCTGAAGAAAGAGAAATGGCGGCTAGACTGTTAGCTCTTGCTGGAATAGATGACC GAGAAGTTGAGGACACTGAGGATCATGGTGGTAACTCTCAG GATGCATGGGAGGAGGTTGATCCAGATGAACTTTCATATGAG GAGTTGCTTGCATTGGGTGAAGTTGTTGGAACTGAGAGTAGAGGGCTTTCAGCTGATACAATTGCCTCTTTGCCTTCAGTAAACTATGAGGCTGGAAGCATTCAGAATGGAAGCAATGATTC CTGTGTCATATGTCGTTTAGATTACGATGATGGTGACACCCTGACTGTGCTTTCTTGCAAACATTCCTACCATTCAGAGTGCCTAAATGATTGGTTGAAAATAAACAAG GTTTGCCCCGTCTGCAGCACAGAGGTCTCCACTTCTGGACACAGCTAG